A single genomic interval of Malania oleifera isolate guangnan ecotype guangnan chromosome 13, ASM2987363v1, whole genome shotgun sequence harbors:
- the LOC131145996 gene encoding E3 ubiquitin-protein ligase SIS3 isoform X1, which yields MAIRGVDFKWYDGFFLSMLATSVIIVAINWRRYHLCTYPLHIWIVVDYTTVFVFRLLMFVDNGLAAGMGLDFGRQQRYARFCGRVVVLSILSLLLYPFLWAWTIIGTLWFTSARDCLPEEGQKWGFLIWLLFSYCGLLCIACMSMGKWLTRRQAHLLRAQQGIPVSEYGVLVDMIRVPDWAFEAAGQEMRGMGQDAAAYHPGLYLTPTQREAVEALIQELPKFRLKAVPTDCSECPICLEEFRVGNEVRGLPCAHNFHVECIDEWLRLNVKCPRCRCSVFPNLDLSALTNLRPDSERSSASVVTSTRYVRTQTSSQSYLLRLQGLLRPVRAENAGAGSDADTALETAENGGVAVATQDPTSIEPPFVEHVCIHSFQPQQ from the exons ATGGCTATCAGAGGAGTAGATTTCAAGTG GTATGATGGGTTTTTCTTGTCAATGCTTGCGACAAGTGT AATCATAGTGGCAATCAATTGGAGACGGTACCATCTTTGTACATACCCATTGCATATATGGATTGTG GTTGACTACACTACTGTGTTTGTGTTTCGGCTGCTGATGTTTGTAGATAATGGGCTTGCTGCTGGAATGGGTTT GGATTTTGGGCGGCAGCAGAGATATGCTCGCTTTTGTGGAAGAGTTGtggttctttcaattctttctctgCTACTTTATCCCTTTCTTTGGGCTTGGACTATAATTGGTACCCTGTGGTTCACAAGTGCAAGAGACTGT TTGCCTGAAGAAGGTCAGAAATGGGGTTTCCTCATTTGGTTGCTTTTCAGCTATTGTGGGCTCCTTTGCATTGCTTGCATGTCCATGGGGAAG TGGTTGACACGAAGACAAGCACACCTATTACGTGCACAACAGGGGATTCCTGTCTCAGAATATGGG GTTTTGGTTGACATGATTCGGGTACCAGATTGGGCGTTTGAAGCTGCTGGTCAAGAGATGAGAGGCATGGGCCAAGATGCAGCTGCATACCATCCTGGACTTTACTTGACCCCAACTCAG AGAGAAGCTGTGGAGGCATTGATTCAAGAACTTCCCAAGTTCAGGCTAAAAGCTGTTCCTACTGATTGCAGTGAATGCCCTATCTGCTTAGAAGAGTTTCGTGTGGGGAATGAG GTTCGCGGCCTTCCTTGTGCTCACAATTTTCACGTCGAATGCATTGACGAGTGGCTTCGATTGAATGTGAAGTGTCCACGGTGTCGTTGCTCTGTCTTCCCAAATCTTGATTTGAGTGCCCTAACCAATCTCCGTCCTGATTCGGAACGCTCATCTGCCAGTGTTGTGACTTCCACTCGGTATGTGAGGACTCAAACCTCCAGCCAGAGCTATCTGCTGAGATTGCAGGGTCTTCTACGCCCAGTTCGTGCAGAAAATGCTGGGGCGGGCAGTGATGCAGATACTGCTTTGGAAACTGCTGAGAATGGAGGTGTAGCGGTGGCAACTCAGGACCCCACCAGCATCGAACCACCCTTTGTTGAACATGTGTGTATTCACTCCTTCCAGCCTCAGCAGTAA
- the LOC131145996 gene encoding E3 ubiquitin-protein ligase SIS3 isoform X3: MLPQLVRDFGRQQRYARFCGRVVVLSILSLLLYPFLWAWTIIGTLWFTSARDCLPEEGQKWGFLIWLLFSYCGLLCIACMSMGKWLTRRQAHLLRAQQGIPVSEYGVLVDMIRVPDWAFEAAGQEMRGMGQDAAAYHPGLYLTPTQREAVEALIQELPKFRLKAVPTDCSECPICLEEFRVGNEVRGLPCAHNFHVECIDEWLRLNVKCPRCRCSVFPNLDLSALTNLRPDSERSSASVVTSTRYVRTQTSSQSYLLRLQGLLRPVRAENAGAGSDADTALETAENGGVAVATQDPTSIEPPFVEHVCIHSFQPQQ, from the exons ATGCTACCTCAGCTTGTCAG GGATTTTGGGCGGCAGCAGAGATATGCTCGCTTTTGTGGAAGAGTTGtggttctttcaattctttctctgCTACTTTATCCCTTTCTTTGGGCTTGGACTATAATTGGTACCCTGTGGTTCACAAGTGCAAGAGACTGT TTGCCTGAAGAAGGTCAGAAATGGGGTTTCCTCATTTGGTTGCTTTTCAGCTATTGTGGGCTCCTTTGCATTGCTTGCATGTCCATGGGGAAG TGGTTGACACGAAGACAAGCACACCTATTACGTGCACAACAGGGGATTCCTGTCTCAGAATATGGG GTTTTGGTTGACATGATTCGGGTACCAGATTGGGCGTTTGAAGCTGCTGGTCAAGAGATGAGAGGCATGGGCCAAGATGCAGCTGCATACCATCCTGGACTTTACTTGACCCCAACTCAG AGAGAAGCTGTGGAGGCATTGATTCAAGAACTTCCCAAGTTCAGGCTAAAAGCTGTTCCTACTGATTGCAGTGAATGCCCTATCTGCTTAGAAGAGTTTCGTGTGGGGAATGAG GTTCGCGGCCTTCCTTGTGCTCACAATTTTCACGTCGAATGCATTGACGAGTGGCTTCGATTGAATGTGAAGTGTCCACGGTGTCGTTGCTCTGTCTTCCCAAATCTTGATTTGAGTGCCCTAACCAATCTCCGTCCTGATTCGGAACGCTCATCTGCCAGTGTTGTGACTTCCACTCGGTATGTGAGGACTCAAACCTCCAGCCAGAGCTATCTGCTGAGATTGCAGGGTCTTCTACGCCCAGTTCGTGCAGAAAATGCTGGGGCGGGCAGTGATGCAGATACTGCTTTGGAAACTGCTGAGAATGGAGGTGTAGCGGTGGCAACTCAGGACCCCACCAGCATCGAACCACCCTTTGTTGAACATGTGTGTATTCACTCCTTCCAGCCTCAGCAGTAA
- the LOC131145996 gene encoding E3 ubiquitin-protein ligase SIS3 isoform X2, with product MGLLLEWVCKPSYLMPLRDFGRQQRYARFCGRVVVLSILSLLLYPFLWAWTIIGTLWFTSARDCLPEEGQKWGFLIWLLFSYCGLLCIACMSMGKWLTRRQAHLLRAQQGIPVSEYGVLVDMIRVPDWAFEAAGQEMRGMGQDAAAYHPGLYLTPTQREAVEALIQELPKFRLKAVPTDCSECPICLEEFRVGNEVRGLPCAHNFHVECIDEWLRLNVKCPRCRCSVFPNLDLSALTNLRPDSERSSASVVTSTRYVRTQTSSQSYLLRLQGLLRPVRAENAGAGSDADTALETAENGGVAVATQDPTSIEPPFVEHVCIHSFQPQQ from the exons ATGGGCTTGCTGCTGGAATGGGTTTGTAAGCCCTCCTATCTTATGCCTTTGAg GGATTTTGGGCGGCAGCAGAGATATGCTCGCTTTTGTGGAAGAGTTGtggttctttcaattctttctctgCTACTTTATCCCTTTCTTTGGGCTTGGACTATAATTGGTACCCTGTGGTTCACAAGTGCAAGAGACTGT TTGCCTGAAGAAGGTCAGAAATGGGGTTTCCTCATTTGGTTGCTTTTCAGCTATTGTGGGCTCCTTTGCATTGCTTGCATGTCCATGGGGAAG TGGTTGACACGAAGACAAGCACACCTATTACGTGCACAACAGGGGATTCCTGTCTCAGAATATGGG GTTTTGGTTGACATGATTCGGGTACCAGATTGGGCGTTTGAAGCTGCTGGTCAAGAGATGAGAGGCATGGGCCAAGATGCAGCTGCATACCATCCTGGACTTTACTTGACCCCAACTCAG AGAGAAGCTGTGGAGGCATTGATTCAAGAACTTCCCAAGTTCAGGCTAAAAGCTGTTCCTACTGATTGCAGTGAATGCCCTATCTGCTTAGAAGAGTTTCGTGTGGGGAATGAG GTTCGCGGCCTTCCTTGTGCTCACAATTTTCACGTCGAATGCATTGACGAGTGGCTTCGATTGAATGTGAAGTGTCCACGGTGTCGTTGCTCTGTCTTCCCAAATCTTGATTTGAGTGCCCTAACCAATCTCCGTCCTGATTCGGAACGCTCATCTGCCAGTGTTGTGACTTCCACTCGGTATGTGAGGACTCAAACCTCCAGCCAGAGCTATCTGCTGAGATTGCAGGGTCTTCTACGCCCAGTTCGTGCAGAAAATGCTGGGGCGGGCAGTGATGCAGATACTGCTTTGGAAACTGCTGAGAATGGAGGTGTAGCGGTGGCAACTCAGGACCCCACCAGCATCGAACCACCCTTTGTTGAACATGTGTGTATTCACTCCTTCCAGCCTCAGCAGTAA